From the genome of Tenrec ecaudatus isolate mTenEca1 chromosome 1, mTenEca1.hap1, whole genome shotgun sequence:
CCGTGTGATGGTAATTGTGTTAATCCCACCAGGCAGACAGGAGGCGGGGCTGTGGCTCCACTGCCGTTGTGGCTGGAGGGGCCAGCTGGGGGGGGCGGCGGGTGTTGCTGGCTTGGAGCTGCCAAGGCCACTCACTGCCCCCCTCCTGGGGGGGGGTCCCCAGACCTGCACATGCAGCCTCGCAAGCCCctggaactgctcttgtgggctgGCACCCAGTCACCCACCACCCGGGCCACCTGCAACTCTCCATCCAGGCTCCCCCTCCCACCCGGTTCCACCTGCAAAAAGAGTTCAGATTGAAGGGCTGTCCTGAGACCCTGACTCCATCGAAGGGGGCTCCTGGCATTGAGTTGGGGAGGGGGATTGGAGTTCTGTGACCTAGCTGGTTCTGGGAAGGCAGgatggcctggggctgcccttgcCTGGGGACCTGGGGACCTGGGAGGCAGGGGCTGCGGAGAGCCAAGCTGGATGAGTGAGGCGGCCAAGCGGCTGATAAAATCTAATTGCCCCATCGATTGGGCGGAGCAGCCGCCATGATTGAGATGTTCTCAGCCAGCCTAGCGGGGGTGTCCCAGTGGCTgcctgcacacacaaacacacactcacacatgcatcctggggcacaggcaggtgtgtgcgtgtgcatcttCAGCCTGTGTGCATAGCCGCACCCCATTCCCAGAAGTGTGCAGCTGTACCCTCTGCCTTTGCCTGAAGTtgcacatgtgtgtttgtgtctatcACACGTGTCCATCCATATTTCAAGGGTGTATCTAGGCTGGGGTGCTGAACCCTGTTTGGGCAGGAGGTCATCACCCGCTCTTGCTTCCTGTGACcccttgctccagcccttcccacaTACAGATGTCCTAGCACATAAGCTCCCTCCTGCCCTTGTCAGGGCTAGGAACAGcagctgccctgggcaccccTGCTGTCCCTGGCATGTCCTGTAAGGGCAGTTTTCCTCAGGGTGGGGGGGGACTAGTGAGCCCCTAACCCTTATGACAATCCTCCCCCAGGCTGTGACAGTGGGTCCCAGCAGGTCTCCAttcagggaggggagggaagcaggaagcaggtgGTTGTCCAGGGGTGGCCTCTGGGTTATTTATAGACAGCCACCACCCGCCTGTCCCTAGAGGAGTGGTTATGTGGTTAAGGGTGTTGGAGGACTGTGCACCCACCCCCCCTTGTCTGCCTGTCTCTCTCTCAGAGACCTAGCAGTCCCCTGCCCCGCTTCCAGCCCATCCTGCCCAGTTCTCAACCattgcccctctctttggggcaaggttggggctggggctggggtgccccggccagtGGCAGCAAGGGGTTGAGATCAATAAGTTATTAGCACCATTCTGTCAGCTGTAATGTGGAGATTGATCGGCCGCCGGGCCGCCGCACTTCCCGGCCTGATAAAAATGACAGATTAAGGGAATAAGAAAAAGGAATTAAGCTCTGGAGCTGACGGCCGGGCTTCCGGGGCGGGCTCCAGTCTGGAAGGCCGTGCATGCAGGTGTCACAGTGGACCTGGGGCCTGGCAGGGGCTGTCACTCACCCTTCGTGGAGGCTCCTGAGAAGGGGGCAGGCTGGGGCCCTGGGTGAGGGAGCCACTGGCAGGTTGGGTGGGCCATCCTGTGGATGTAACCTGGAGGTGTCTGGGACACTTCCTATGTGGAAGATGAATTTGGTTagctggtggaggtgggggtagggTAGGGGATGTGCAGCTCCAGCCAAGTAGGAGAGCAGAGGTACTGCCCAGCCAAGCAGCCTGGGGGGTGAGGGTGCTTTCCTAAGTGGCGTGGCTACATACCTCACCCCCAGCCTGGCGCAGGGCCGAGTCACCAGCCTTCCCACCCCCGCCCTATGCCCATCAAATCAAAAGCATCTTGTTCTCCCAAATCACTGGCAGGAAGCCCTATGAACCTGGCCGCCAGGCAGGTAGCAGAGCAgcagcctgggggtccccagcttCCCTGAAGCCCCTTGTTCTGAGTCTCCTGCATGTCACAAGTCCTCCCCCCCCCAGAGCCCAGGGCCATGTTGTTCCATAAATCCTGGCTCTTCCCCCACACCTTCATGGCGTCCTTGGTCACTGAGCCCCAGCTGGAGCCAGCCTTGGCTCACCGGGACCAACCGGAGGAGGGGGTGTGCATGGGGACAAGGGCTGGGCCCCTCCCTGAGACATCCCTCCTACAGGTGACCGGTTGGGCAAGAGACTGAGCTCCTCCCCCCACATCAGTATTGACTGCCCTTCGGAGAAGAAGGCTCGAAGCCAGTCCCCTGCAGgtaggcgccccagcctgggtgagGAAGGGAGAGTTGAGCCCTTAACTGGCTGGGACcttgtgggagggtggggtgctcCACAGGGCAGGGCCAACCTTGGCAGCAGGGTCTGAAGAAACCCCCTCCCTGCGTTTCTGTGCCAGGGCCTCTGCTGTTGCCAGAGCTCGGGTCCGGCATGGCCCCTGAGGAGCATTACCGCCGCCTCGTGTCTGCGCTCAGTGAGGCAGGCACCTTTGAGGACCCCCAGCATCTCTACCACCTCGGCTTGCCCAGCCACGGTAGGTGCCCAATGCCCACCAAAACTAGGCCTTCACCTCTGCCCAGACTCTGGCCCTGGCTACGCCCCACCCCTCTCCTGCGGCTATACCCCATGTCTCCCACATGGCACCCTTCCCTGAGAGGGGATGGGGAAACTGAGTCCCAGAGCGGGCCCCTCAGCCAGAGGAGCACCTCCACCACAGTGAGCTCAGAGTCGGGGTGTCCAGGTCAGATGTGGGCGAGGGAggtcagaaagaaagcaaaggtttggCAGCCCGAGGCACCATTGTGCCCTTGTCCCTTAGCagcccccctgcccacccccatggTCTGTCCAGCTGGACCCTGGCCTCCCCTGCCAACCCAGCCCAGGGAGTCCTGGTGTCTCAGGCAGGAAGGCGTCTTCCCGGAAAGGGGACAGGCTTTCCTCTGCACACCAGGCACTGTCCCCCAGGGCAGCTCAGGCACCGAGAGAGCCTGAATAATTCACCAaatgttaataatttaaaaatcttcCTTTTTAATTGCTTTCCCTGCCCTGCCTGGGGCCGCTGCTGGCCGGTGAGGGGGAGGGCTGTGGGCCTCTCGCCCAGGGAGCTGGCTGTCAATCACGGTCCCCGCCGCGGAGCCGCCACCCCCGCTGCGGAGCCGACTGTAAATAACCACGGCCGTGGCGCGGGGGCGGCGGAGGCACCGCTGGGATCGATGCGGGCGGCCGCGCCAGCTCGGCTCTGCAGGCTGGCATCCGGCCTGGGGCAGGACCGGCCTCCGCTTTTCGGGTAATTAATTTATAAACAGCAGCGGCGGCGATGGCGGCGGTGGAGCCTGCGAAGGTGGGGGCtgcgggagggggggaggggactcAGACGACCCTGAGCAGGCTGGAGACCCGTGGGCAGCAGTGGCTCAGCCACTGTCCTGTGTGCCATGGCCCTAGGTGTGCACGTGCTCATTGCTGGGTGCTGCATATGCTgtctgtgtgcacgtgtgtgctgTGTGTTTGCATGTCCATGTGGCCCACTGTTGACTGTCTGTGTGCCGGCTGTTACAGCGGGCAGTGTGTCCGCACGTGCTGTGGGACCCACGTGTGCCGTCTCACTAGCCTGACGCCTCTGTCCTTGCCAGTTCTGTCTGGGGAATCTTGGATCTTTCCTGACTTCCCACCTGGCCACCAGAGCCAGCCCAGGCCACCAGAGGCAGAGAGGCCCTGTCCAACCTGCCCACTGCAACacgtggactcaaactgccctgTCCCCTTATGCCTGTGCCCCCCGCCTCCCCTATCCCACCCCCAGGCTGGCCTGCCTCCACCTCTGCCCGCCATCCCATGCACGTGCATACTCTAACATCTGGACCTGGCCAGGAGCCAGCCTGGACACCTGGCTGCCTTGCCCAGGGGCTGGCTCCctttcccttcccacccctctTTGGTTAGGGACATGTGCCTGTGCCACTCATTTTTCTGTCCTGGTGACTGACCAGCCCAGGGCCAGTTTCAGAATCTGACCACAGGAGGGTCAGGGGTCAGTGGGGTAGGCAGGGCTGATTGGCTGGAGGATCCGTTCTGTTGGTCCTAGACCTCTTGGTGTACCAGGGTGAGGGCAGTGGGAGTCAGGACACTGGGTCACTtccacacaccccgccccccagATCTCCTGAGGGTTCGGCAGGAGGTAGCAGCCACAGCTGTGAGGAACCCCAACAGCCTGGAAGTCCACTTGCCCTCATCCACGACAGGTCCGCgtcggaagcaaggcctggcccaGCACCGGGAGGGCATCGCCCCAACGGTTACCCCGGCTTTCCCTGAGAGGtactggggtgggagggaggactgTGGATTGTGGAGGAGGGGATTTCTGCCCTTGCTTATGGGACATGGAGGGGGCTGGGCAGACCTGTTAGGTCCATCAGCCAGAACCCTCTGAGACATTCACACCCCCACTGGCACATGCCCCCTCCCACCACTGGACCATCCACCAGTGTGCCCAGGCTCCCCACTGTGCCCAGGGTGCCTGGTGGGTTGAGAGAGGCCAGGGACATGAATAGGGCAGAAGAGGGTAGGAGTGATTGCGGCCTCAGGAGCAAGTCTCACTGACCCCAGGCGCCCTGGCTAGGCCTGGCTGAGCTCTGCCACAGGCAGGCCAGGAGGCTGGACTCAGAGGGGAAGGGTCTGCGATCTGAGACAccatctccacccccaccccaagtcagaGAGGGTGTGAGTCTGGGGGCGATGGGGCACAGAAGCAGGAGGAACCACCCCAGGGACGGGAGGGACGGCTCGCGTGCTCCTGCTGTCCGGCGGCACGGAGGTACCCGAGTTGGGAAACAGGCCCCCTTCCCTGCTCTGCGCCCGCCCGGCGGCGCGTCTACAGCTGCCTTGGCCGCCTAGCCTCCTGGACTGTGGCTAATTACGCCGCGCCCCCCCCGCCGAGTCcgcgggggggcggggaggggagaggagacggaggggaggggagggagggacggcGGGGGCTCCCCCGGCGCGCCCCGCGCAGTAATTACCGCTGCAGTCGCGCCCCGCCGGGTCAGCGCCTCCGCGCCGCCGCCCGAGATTAATTGGCGCCGCCGGCGGGGGCGGGCGCGACCCAGAGCGGTAACGAGCGGCGCATCGACCGCCCGGTTGGCGGGCAATTAGCGGAGGCGGCTGCGGGAGGGGCCGCGGTTCCGGGAATTGGGGGCGCGCAGGGCGGGGGCCCCTGGGCTGCGGTGCGAGCCACTCACCGCCCCGCTGTACATAGGGAGCTGTCGCAGCCGCCCCCCTTGCTGTCGCCCCAGAATGCCCCGCACATCGCCCTGGGCCCCCACCTCAGGCCTCCCTTCTTGGGGGTGccctctgctctgtgccagacccCAGGTGAGGACGGGGCGGGTGCGCGCGTGCCCCGGGGGTCGGGCGGGGTCCAGGCAGACCTCGGTGTACAAGCGTGCAGTCGGGTGGGGCGAGCGCCCGGGACCACCCGGGCACCCGGCTCCCGTGGCTTGCCCTCCTGCCCCAGGGTACGGCTTCCTGCCTCCGGCCCAGGCGGAGATGTTCGCCCGGCAGCAGGAGTTGCTGCGGAAGCAGAACCTGGCCCGGTAGGTGCAGCAGCCCcagcgggggagggggtggcgggaCCACGCCGCTGACCCCCGCCCTCCCGGCCCAGGCTGGAGATGTCAGCGGAGCTGCTGCGGCAGAAGGAGCTGGAGGGCACGCCCCGCCCGCAGCTGCTGGCGCCCGAGCCCGCCCCGCGACCGCCCGACGGCGCCGAGGAGCTGCAGCGGCGCGGGGCCATGCTGGTGCTGAGACACAGCTCGGCGCCGCTGCTGGCGCTGCCCCCCCAgggccctcccacccctccccgagAGCCTATTCGCCGTACCGCCCGGAAAGGGCAACCTGGCCCCGCTCCAGCCCGGCCCAATGAATCCAGGGAGACCACACCGGCCAGGCTCTGGGCCCAGGATGGCTCCGAAGACGAGCCCCCCAAGGATTCCGATGGAGAGGAAACGGAGGCGGCGGCTCTGGGGAGCCAGGGCCCTACCCCAGGCCAAGCTCCAGCTGGAGGGATGACAGCTGAGGGGCAGGGAATGCCCCCTGCATTGCCCCTGGGCCTCCCCTACACCGTCAGCCCCTACTTCCACACAGGTGGGCAGTGCTCCCTTGTTAGTGGGGAACAAGAAGATCCAGCCTGAATGGACCTCAGGGAGGAGGGGCCCTGGGGAGCAGAACCCTTCCCAGTCCTCAAACCAACATCTCCAAGGACAAGCAAAAGAGGGGCAGGGAGGTAGTGTGGACCACTGCCTGCTGAGCCCTGCCAAAAGCCCTCCCCCACCAGGCACTTCGGGTGGACTCCTCACAGACAGAGAGGGGGCTTCAGCCCCTGAAGATGTCAGCAAGTGGACCGTGGATGATGTGTGCAGCTTTGTGGGGGGCCTGTCTGGCTGTGGGGAGTACGCACCGGTGAGGAGGCTGGATGTGCCACAGAACTCtccccagcacccccaccccctttgcccCAGTGTTGGCACATTCCCTACACTGGAGGTAGGGGGGAGGAATGAATGTACAACAGCTCCATTTCCCAGGAGCTGGCAGGATTCCAGACCCTAGCTGGAAGGATTCTGAGGGTGGGGCCATGGTGCCCACACTCAGGTCCTAAATCTGCTGCCCCCACCCTGCTGCCAGGTCTTCAGAGAGCAGGGGATCGATGGGGAGACTCTGCCCCTGCTGACCGAGGATCACCTCCTGACCACCATGGGGCTCAAGTTGGGCCCTGCACTCAAGATCCGAGCCCAGGTGGGCCCCCGGGGAGAATCCCCatatggggaggagggtggcCTTGGCAGATGGGTGGGCACCAGGGGTGGCCACTGCCCCTACCCCTTCCCCAGGGTGCCTGCCCACCCAAGCCTGTCTCTGCAGGTGGCCAGGCGCCTGGGACGAGTCTTCTACATGGCCAGCTTCCCTGTGGCCCTGCCACTGCAGCCACCACCCCTGCGTACCCCAGAGCATGAGCTCACAGCTGGGGAGCAGTCCCCATCTCCAGAAACAACCAGCTCTCCCTTTGGTCGAGCTTCACCTCAGCAGAATGGAACCGCCACCCTGCTTCCCAGGGGGGGCTGCTGACCCGGCCCAGCCTCTGTGCTGAGCCTGAaagcccagcccctgcccctccaTGGCCCTCCCCCCATGAGAAACTCTTGCAACCCCCCTGCTCCTGGCTCATTTCTCCTTTTGGATTTGGATGCAAAGTACCAGACGTGGTCAGTGAGAGAAAACCTGACTTAGCAAACGAACAAGTcccagagaggggggagggggggaagtggGCCATTGAATCCTGAGGCTTGCTTGTGCTTCGGACCCCAGGGATGGGGTCCCTGCACCCAGACAGCAACAGACAAACCAAAGACGGGGCGCCATGGATCACTGCTCCCCTGGAACTGGCGCAGAACCTGCTGGGGGACCTTGTGCATCCTGCCGTCAGAAGCAGGGAGGTCTCCTTTCTTCGGTAGGGGGTCTGCAGGGCCAGCTCAGCGGTGTGTCCCTGTCCCTGGGCGGTCATCCCGGGGAGTGGCCCAGCTTTTGGTACGTTTGGTCTTTCATGTTGTAAAAATAAAGTCATGTCACAGTCTCTGGCCTTGCCTACTGCTGGACATGGTAGCCTCAGTCCTCGTCAGAGAGCTGCAGGTCCTGAAGCTCGTCCTCCGGCCCCTGGGCCAGCCGCTGCAGCTCCTCAGGGCTCAGCCCCGCCTCCACGTCTGCGCCACCATCTGCAGGGAGCAAGGCCACATAAATCCTGCACTATCAGGAGGAGCCAGCCCGGAGGTTACTCATCACTAATTAATCATGGCACTAATTAATTTATCGGAGCCGCTGTGCTGGCTGCCGGAACAGCTGGGCTGGCCTCCCGGGACGTGGGTAGTTGAGGTCTGCTGGCTCTCTCTGCCCTTGGACAGTCTGCTCGCTGGCCCAGCCAGGGTCCCACCAGCCCGTGAGCAAGCACTCACCCTCGGAGTCACTGCCTCCGTCCTCACTGCCACCGCTGCTGTCGGCCTCATCATCctcgtcttcctcctcctctgcccttGGCCGTGCTCGCAGGGATCCAGTCACCCCTGGGGATTGAGGAAGAGCCAGTGAGCGACCAATCTACTGCCAGTCTGGCCGCACAGGAACTATGTgcaggtgtggggaggggagccaGCCCTGAGAGTGAGAGCTTAAGAAACAGCCCCTCTTTGAAGCAAGGAACTGATGACAGCAGCCATGGAAGGATGGGTGTGTGTCAggccctgtcctgtcctgtccatGGCCAacctactcctgcccctcaatATGCTGGGAGTGCCTAGCACCACCCACCCAAATACCTGTCTCCAAGAGGCTGGAGGTGGGGTCATCCTCGTCACTGTCCAGGTCAAAGAGGTCCTTGAACtctctcctgtcttcctccttcctgTCCCCAGGTCTCCGTCGCTTTATCTCTGGGAAGTTCAAGTCTTCCAGCTGGAGGGCCAGCCCCCGAGCAGGGTGTGAGGCTGGGCTTGCCCAATTTTGGCCCCTCggccccccccctccctgcctcaacaGAGCCACAAGAATGAACCCCTCCAAGAGCCACCATGTAGACCACCAATCTAccctcctccatcctcccctCAGACCAGTGGCATTCATCCCAAACTGTCGCCATTCACCTCCCTCCGCAGGTCCTGGTCCTGAGAATGCAGTGACTTTTCCCGACTGTTACCCACCACCGCTTTCGGGCCCCCTCATGGGTAAAgggtgccttggcacagtcagcaTCTGCGCGGCAGCCCCGTTGGTTTCCCTCTGGGAGCCTGAGAGTCACCAGCCCCCAGGACAGACACAGGCCTGCCACACAGATGGTGGGTGGCCTGTCTGCGTCATCACCCACCACGGGCTGGGGTGGCCATGGCAGAGATGCTCTGCCTAACCTGGCCTTTTTCAGGGCACCTTGGCACCTGCCCACCCTCTGGGGGCCCCAGGTTGAGCCTGGCCATCCACACACCCGCTCTTTGCCACTGATCTCTAGCTGCAGCTCGCGGTCCCGCAGCTTCCTCCAGTGGCTGTAGTACTTGGTGAGCGGGGTCCCCTCCACCCAGGTCTTCTTCTCCCAGGcatcctgtggggagaggggggtagGCGGGGAAAGAAGAGATTTGGTCATGGCCACATCTGCCCTGGGGGAGCTTCAGAGACTGCTTAAGCAATCCCACCCCGCCCTACCCCACTCTGGACTGACCACGGCCTGCCGGTCGGATACACCAAAGGAGACAGCCTGGCGGCGCTGGCGCACGTACTCGGCGTTCTCCTGCACCTTCTCCAGCAGCTGGCGCACCTGGCGGCAGTAGTTGGCCACCTTGCACTCCCGCAGGAAGGACTTCAGCTGTAGGGGGAGGGGCCCCGTCACCTCTGGCAATGGCAGCAGGTGCCATCCTCTCCCCTGATCCCGGAAGGGGACTGACGGCAGGAAATGGGACGCAGGTCCCATCCAGAACATGCACCTGTATGCCTGTAGGGGTGCTGCAGATGAGGGTGCATGTGCTCTGCACGCACGGAGGCCAGAGATAGCTGAGGGCAGCGTGTCTGCTCATATTATGTCTCTCTTGCTGGCTcactcgagtgtgtgtgtgtgtgtgtgtgtgtgtgtgtgtctgctcttGTGGCATGGCGGGCAAGAAGCAGTTCTGAGAACCCTGCAGCCTACACTATGGGCAGGGCCCGTGCTGGCCTTTTACCAAAACCTGCACTTGCGCCCATGGTAGCTTGGGTCCTCCCAGCCAAAAATGAGTATCTGACTAACCAGGGTGCCAGGGCACAAGGACAGAGGCTGATGCTGGAGGCCACACGGTGTGTGATGAACACACATCTGTACGTGGACACGTGTATGTGCGACTGGCTGTGCACGTGTGTGCACAGGTAAGCCACAGTATGGCGACAAAATTTACAGAAAGCTTTATCCAACAAACAGTATCAACATGCAGCTCTTGTTTCTCGATATATCCTCCATCGAGGATGCTTCCAGGAGcccgtggcatagtggttacaccacagactgcaatcctcaaggtcagcagttcagtacCAGCAGCCCCTCTGAGGAAGAGACAGGGCTTCCCATTCCCAGTgtggggaactcacaggggcagttctacagccGTTTGGGGTCACGATCAGCCAGCATCCCCTTGATGGCACCGGGAGGATGCTTCTGAAGGAAGTGTTTCTCTCTACCCCTTCCCTGCAGAAGCCCACGTGGTAAACGGGGTTATGCACtggggtaaccacaaggtcagcagctcaagacTACCAGCTGCAACTTGGGAGAACGATGAGTTTTTCTGTCAAAGCTGATTCAATAGCAGTGTGGGGGGCTTGGCGGGCCCTTCCTGAAGGCCTCTCTGCTCTTCGATTTACATCACGTCAAAAAGGTGGTTGGGACGTTTTCGAGGGCCTCCAGTGGGTTCCTATcctcctttgagtttggggaacacacAAGTCTGAAGACCCGGGAGCAGGGCTGCAGGGCAGACGGAGTAAGACTTTCTAAGGAGAATTCCCATAGGACAGCCCTCACTCCTCTCGAGGAGGccgcaggcacctgatgacaATGGACGATGATTCCTgctctttttcaacaacatagttTTCCATTTTCATAAAAAATTGACGACCCCTTCGGAATTACAAAACACAGCTGTCACGACCTTCGAGACTGATCTCTGCTTGGGAATTTACCAGGCCCAGCAGTGCTTCTAAGAAACCAGCTTTGTGGTGAGCCCTGGCGGGTCGATCCAAGACTTGGCCCTGCTTAGAGCCAAGGTTGGTGGGAAGCCCAGCTCTCTACGTGGGCTGTGGGCAATGTCCCTGGCACCCACAGGACAGAACGTGAGCTCAGGCCGAGATCTTCGCTGAAGATTGAAGAGGCCCCAACATCAGTAGCTCTCACGTCCATGGCTCCCGTACGGTGGGCTTTCTGCCACCGGCTTTGGGACTTCAGCCAGTGTCATTTGTCCCACCTGATGGTGTCCCCTCTGAGGTCTTCCTGGAAACACTCAGTCCATCTGAAAACAGTGGGTTCTATGGGGCCCCACTCCTGTAAACTTCTTGTAAGCATCAATGATTGAGAAGATGGCCCACGTAACTTGGGCTAAAAATGTGATATTCGCTCCAGCCTCAAAATGGGTTTTGTCCCCAGCGCAGAGAACATCCCTTCTCTGAAGGCACCTGATGAGAGTAGGCTGCAGGTATGACCGAGGGAACCATGCACAACCTGCCCGCCAGTCGCAAACTATGTGCGAACACGCTTTGCTTGCAATGAActagtgcacatgtgcactcggACCCCCGTCACCATGCTTTCAGACTTAGCCAGCCTGTACACGTGGGATAACGAAGTgcatgtgtgactgtgtgtgcatCCTGTGCTTGCTCACCTGCACACGTGGTCCCGGTGGACCTCTGACCTGCATGTACACCCCCATCCCAGGGAAGCCACAGCGCCCGCCCCTGAAGCAGGACATAGCTAGGCTGAGCAAACGGAACCCCAGGGGAAAGGGGGCGTGGGAGCCGGCCAGATCTGCCCCATCTCCTTGCACCCAGAGTCACAATGAGGGGGTGTGGCCCTATGGCTACTCCAGGGCCTAGGGAGTCTTCTGGGACCTGAAGGCACTGCTGGGCCCCACAGACCCCTAGTGGAGGATGCACCCACTCCCACATCGGGACCCTGTTGAAACAGGCCACCAGTTGGAagactcgggggtgggggggggcacagaCCTGCAGGATGGCGGGCAACACCAGCTCCGGGAAAGCGACACTGTGGGCCTGGCCCTGCAGGTACTCCAGGGTGAGGTCACATAGCTGCTCCAGCAGGCcatcctgggggtggggagagtgtcAGGACGGGGGACATCAGGCACATGGCTGCATCAGGAAGGTGCCAGAAGGCTGGGGCAAGCACgaggaagggcagggagatcagggCAGGATCGGGGTGGGGGGCCCTGAGGGGGTGGGCATGTCAGGACATCAGCATGCCAGCAGCCACCTCGCATCCTCACCAGGTAGGCCTTCTCCTGCAGGTTGACGTTGGACAGCTTCAGGATCACGGCAAAGTTGAGGGGCTTGGAGCTCATGCGGCCTGGCTTCTTGTTGAAGTTGACCTGCTGGAAGACCTACAGGCAGGCAAGAGCGACATCAAGGCCTGCCGCCTCCTGCCCCGTGCCCCCACTGCCTCAGTGCTTTCTACGGCTGTCACCAGGGACACGTGTGCCACCCAGGGTGGGTGCCCAACAGGGAGGCGCCCCTGGCTGGAGGACCCCTCCCTCACTGAGGGCAGTGCCCACACTGACAACAAACAGTATGAGTGGGCACGTGTGTGGTCAGCTCATCAGAACCCTCCTCAGTGCAGCAAGGGAGTGGGGCCAGCTAAAGACGCATGCACGTCCCCCAAGGCACCACAAGCTGCTTCCTGTTCCTCCAGAACTTAAGGCTCGGGCTGCCCACGGCTGAGGCAGGGCCCCCACCAGGAGGCATTGCTGGTAGTGCAAGTAGTGACCCTCGGAGCATGTCTCCCCACAGGAGAAACCCTCACCTGGCCAAAAACCCCGCCCTACCTCTAGCCAGCAGCCCAGGACGGGGGATAGATGTCAGGGTAGAAGTGGGGCCCAAGGTGGAGGGTGCCAAGAGCCAAAGGCCAGGCAGTCAGATGCCCCAAAGTAAACACAAGCAGAAGGGAACTGTCACTTCCAAAGGGCATTAATAACAGCCTGAGGCAGCAGGGCTCCACCCCAACCTGCCGGCAGACCACAGTCTGGCCCTGTCTCCAGGTAGGCACATGCTGACCAGCAAGGCTACCTGCCCCCCACAAATGAGACAACAGGTCTCTGAAAAAGTGCTGGCCAGACTTCAATCTGAGGCCCCCCAGCCTCGGCAACATATACATGCATGTGGCCACATgtgcatgcgtgcacacacatgtacacacacatgtgcgGAGGCTGGCACACCGCAGGAGAGA
Proteins encoded in this window:
- the SAMD11 gene encoding sterile alpha motif domain-containing protein 11 isoform X5, which encodes MSKGILQVHPPICDCPGCRISSPVNRGRLADKRTIALPPARVLKKEPASGFLARDGACEGSGPACRRRPALKHEDDVRVSIMKRRVHTHWDVNISFRETSCSQDSDLSTLISSVHRSRHLVMPEPQSRCEFQRGGAELGLGAAGDRLGKRLSSSPHISIDCPSEKKARSQSPAGPLLLPELGSGMAPEEHYRRLVSALSEAGTFEDPQHLYHLGLPSHDLLRVRQEVAATAVRNPNSLEVHLPSSTTGPRRKQGLAQHREGIAPTVTPAFPERELSQPPPLLSPQNAPHIALGPHLRPPFLGVPSALCQTPGYGFLPPAQAEMFARQQELLRKQNLARLEMSAELLRQKELEGTPRPQLLAPEPAPRPPDGAEELQRRGAMLVLRHSSAPLLALPPQGPPTPPREPIRRTARKGQPGPAPARPNESRETTPARLWAQDGSEDEPPKDSDGEETEAAALGSQGPTPGQAPAGGMTAEGQGMPPALPLGLPYTVSPYFHTGTSGGLLTDREGASAPEDVSKWTVDDVCSFVGGLSGCGEYAPVFREQGIDGETLPLLTEDHLLTTMGLKLGPALKIRAQVGPRGESPYGEEGGLGRWVGTRGGHCPYPFPRVPAHPSLSLQVARRLGRVFYMASFPVALPLQPPPLRTPEHELTAGEQSPSPETTSSPFGRASPQQNGTATLLPRGGC
- the SAMD11 gene encoding sterile alpha motif domain-containing protein 11 isoform X1, producing the protein MPAVKKELPGREDLALALATFHPPLAALPLPPLPGYLAPLPAAAALPPAASLPAAAAGYEALLAPPLRASRAYLSLHEAAAHLHLPRDPLALERFSAAVAAAPDFQPLLDNGEPCIEVECGANRALLYVRKLCQGSKGPSIRHRGEWLTPNEFQFVSGRETAKDWKRSIRHKGKSLKTLMSKGILQVHPPICDCPGCRISSPVNRGRLADKRTIALPPARVLKKEPASGFLARDGACEGSGPACRRRPALKHEDDVRVSIMKRRVHTHWDVNISFRETSCSQDSDLSTLISSVHRSRHLVMPEPQSRCEFQRGGAELGLGAAGDRLGKRLSSSPHISIDCPSEKKARSQSPAGPLLLPELGSGMAPEEHYRRLVSALSEAGTFEDPQHLYHLGLPSHDLLRVRQEVAATAVRNPNSLEVHLPSSTTGPRRKQGLAQHREGIAPTVTPAFPERELSQPPPLLSPQNAPHIALGPHLRPPFLGVPSALCQTPGYGFLPPAQAEMFARQQELLRKQNLARLEMSAELLRQKELEGTPRPQLLAPEPAPRPPDGAEELQRRGAMLVLRHSSAPLLALPPQGPPTPPREPIRRTARKGQPGPAPARPNESRETTPARLWAQDGSEDEPPKDSDGEETEAAALGSQGPTPGQAPAGGMTAEGQGMPPALPLGLPYTVSPYFHTGTSGGLLTDREGASAPEDVSKWTVDDVCSFVGGLSGCGEYAPVFREQGIDGETLPLLTEDHLLTTMGLKLGPALKIRAQVGPRGESPYGEEGGLGRWVGTRGGHCPYPFPRVPAHPSLSLQVARRLGRVFYMASFPVALPLQPPPLRTPEHELTAGEQSPSPETTSSPFGRASPQQNGTATLLPRGGC
- the SAMD11 gene encoding sterile alpha motif domain-containing protein 11 isoform X2 → MPAVKKELPGREDLALALATFHPPLAALPLPPLPGYLAPLPAAAALPPAASLPAAAAGYEALLAPPLRASRAYLSLHEAAAHLHLPRDPLALERFSAAVAAAPDFQPLLDNGEPCIEVECGANRALLYVRKLCQGSKGPSIRHRGEWLTPNEFQFVSGRETAKDWKRSIRHKGKSLKTLMSKGILQVHPPICDCPGCRISSPVNRGRLADKRTIALPPARVLKKEPASGFLARDGACEGSGPACRRRPALKHEDDVRVSIMKRRVHTHWDVNISFRETSCRGMGLARPGLDYWAAPASCPLSLLLCRSQDSDLSTLISSVHRSRHLVMPEPQSRCEFQRGGAELGLGAAGDRLGKRLSSSPHISIDCPSEKKARSQSPAGPLLLPELGSGMAPEEHYRRLVSALSEAGTFEDPQHLYHLGLPSHDLLRVRQEVAATAVRNPNSLEVHLPSSTTGPRRKQGLAQHREGIAPTVTPAFPERELSQPPPLLSPQNAPHIALGPHLRPPFLGVPSALCQTPGYGFLPPAQAEMFARQQELLRKQNLARLEMSAELLRQKELEGTPRPQLLAPEPAPRPPDGAEELQRRGAMLVLRHSSAPLLALPPQGPPTPPREPIRRTARKGQPGPAPARPNESRETTPARLWAQDGSEDEPPKDSDGEETEAAALGSQGPTPGQAPAGGMTAEGQGMPPALPLGLPYTVSPYFHTGTSGGLLTDREGASAPEDVSKWTVDDVCSFVGGLSGCGEYAPVFREQGIDGETLPLLTEDHLLTTMGLKLGPALKIRAQVARRLGRVFYMASFPVALPLQPPPLRTPEHELTAGEQSPSPETTSSPFGRASPQQNGTATLLPRGGC